The following proteins are co-located in the Perca fluviatilis chromosome 22, GENO_Pfluv_1.0, whole genome shotgun sequence genome:
- the fzd8a gene encoding frizzled-8a, with protein MQRAGGMDLFGIYLLLSLALLPRSSCTTAKEITCQEIAVPLCKGIGYNYTYMPNQFNHDTQDEAGLEVHQFWPLVEIQCSPDLKFFLCSMYTPICLEDYKKPLPPCRSVCERARAGCAPLMRQYGFPWPDRMKCDLLPVQGNPDTLCMDYNRTDSTTVSPVLSKPTNHPGKGNNPPKNKPSRPDAPGKYKPPVAPCEPGCKCLEPMVPVNTDRHPLYNRVKTGQITNCAMPCHNPYFTHDERAFTAFWIGLWSVLCFVSTFATVATFLIDMERFKYPERPIIFLSACYMFVSAGYIVRLIAGHENVACNREFDVEHIHYETTGPALCTVVFLLIYFFGMASSIWWVILSLTWFLAAGMKWGNEAIASYSQYFHLAAWLIPSMKSIAVLALSSVDGDSVAGICYVGNQNLDNLRGFVLAPLVIYLFIGTMFLLAGFVSLFRIRSVIKQGGTKTDKLEKLMIRIGIFTVLYTVPATIIVACYFYEQHNRQSWEITHNCSNCLLERDRRSPDYAVFMLKYFMCLLVGITSGVWIWSGKTLDSWRTFCTRCCWGSKGTSGSMYSDVSTGLTWRSGTASSVSCPKQMPLSQV; from the coding sequence ATGCAACGCGCCGGAGGGATGGACCTGTTTGGGATTTACCTGCTCCTCTCACTCGCTCTCCTGCCCCGATCGAGCTGCACCACGGCCAAGGAGATCACCTGCCAGGAGATAGCCGTGCCCCTGTGTAAGGGGATCGGCTACAACTACACCTACATGCCTAACCAGTTTAACCATGACACGCAGGACGAGGCTGGACTGGAGGTGCACCAGTTCTGGCCTCTGGTCGAGATTCAGTGTTCACCTGACCTGAAGTTCTTCTTGTGCAGCATGTACACCCCGATCTGCCTGGAGGACTATAAGAAACCTCTTCCCCCGTGCCGGAGCGTGTGTGAGAGAGCCCGGGCTGGCTGTGCGCCTCTCATGAGGCAGTACGGCTTCCCCTGGCCGGACAGGATGAAGTGCGACCTGCTGCCGGTGCAAGGCAACCCAGACACTCTGTGCATGGACTACAACAGAACCGACTCCACTACAgtctctcctgtcctctccaAACCCACCAACCATCCCGGTAAGGGTAACAATCCACCTAAAAATAAGCCCAGCCGACCCGACGCGCCTGGGAAATACAAGCCGCCTGTCGCCCCATGTGAGCCGGGGTGCAAGTGTTTGGAGCCTATGGTGCCGGTGAACACGGACCGTCACCCGCTCTATAACCGTGTCAAAACGGGTCAGATCACGAACTGCGCCATGCCGTGCCACAACCCTTATTTTACGCACGACGAGAGAGCATTCACCGCCTTTTGGATAGGACTTTGGTCCGTGTTGTGCTTCGTGTCAACTTTTGCCACGGTCGCCACTTTCCTCATCGACATGGAGCGGTTTAAGTATCCAGAGAGACCAATCATCTTCCTCTCAGCCTGTTACATGTTTGTGTCAGCCGGCTACATTGTCAGACTGATCGCCGGGCACGAGAACGTGGCGTGCAACCGGGAGTTCGATGTGGAGCACATCCACTATGAGACCACCGGCCCCGCGCTCTGCACTGTGGTCTTCCTCCTTATTTACTTTTTCGGCATGGCCAGCTCAATCTGGTGGGTCATCCTGTCTCTGACCTGGTTCCTCGCAGCCGGGATGAAGTGGGGCAACGAGGCGATCGCCAGTTACTCCCAGTACTTCCACCTGGCCGCCTGGCTCATCCCCAGCATGAAGTCCATTGCGGTCCTGGCGCTGAGCTCCGTGGACGGAGACTCGGTGGCTGGCATTTGCTACGTGGGGAACCAGAACCTGGACAACCTGCGGGGCTTCGTTTTAGCCCCTTtggtgatttatttattcataggCACTATGTTCCTCCTGGCCGGATTTGTGTCCCTGTTCAGGATCCGCAGCGTCATAAAACAAGGTGGCACCAAAACTGACAAACTAGAGAAGCTGATGATTCGAATAGGCATCTTCACAGTGCTCTACACGGTGCCAGCCACCATCATAGTCGCCTGTTACTTTTATGAGCAGCACAACAGGCAGAGCTGGGAGATCACACACAACTGCTCCAACTGTTTGTTAGAGAGGGACCGCAGGAGTCCGGACTATGCCGTTTTTATGTTGAAGTACTTTATGTGCCTTCTGGTGGGCATCACGTCCGGAGTGTGGATCTGGTCTGGTAAAACTTTGGACTCCTGGAGGACTTTTTGCACCAGGTGCTGCTGGGGCAGTAAAGGCACCAGTGGCTCCATGTACAGCGACGTGAGCACAGGACTAACGTGGAGGTCAGGAACGGCCAGCTCCGTGTCTTGCCCCAAGCAGATGCCATTGTCCCAGGTTTga
- the LOC120551990 gene encoding gap junction delta-4 protein isoform X1 translates to MAGSLSASEVIFISVGHSITLMGKMWLILMIFLRVLILLFAGYPLYQDEQERFVCNTIQPGCANVCYDLFSPISLFRFWLVQLIILCLPYIIFIIYVVHKVSNDLTVDLNSSGHAKASPLFKIHQEPFSKASVTKMPLVTERGWARCFTGAYILHLMVRTLLEAGFGAAHYYLFGFYIPRRFLCQQPPCTTQVDCYISRPTEKTVMLNFMLGVAALSLLLNVMDFICAIKRSVRQKSKKKVMLEKIYEEEQCFLSGRGASRGMDPNASMAQPDLEAEACHAGSFRKRQGSKGSGGGGVLALGQEPPCLERSSLPRSPGPPGCNTNGNNGYSFSQEEAPERNGSEVALCPPEPVGTPRSIRVSKRSRLKPPPPPRRDLGSSPVEPEGPFGDVSTATTICTRRVGQYTLVELGSGAELQTNDDGQEKRSEWV, encoded by the exons ATGGCGGGATCTCTGAGTGCCTCTGAGGTCATCTTCATCTCTGTCGGTCACAGCATCACTTTGATGG GAAAGATGTGGCTCATCCTGATGATTTTCCTGCGGGTCCTGATCCTCCTCTTTGCTGGTTATCCTCTCTATCAGGACGAGCAGGAGCGATTTGTGTGTAACACCATTCAGCCCGGCTGCGCCAACGTGTGCTATGATCTGTTTTCTCCCATCTCTCTCTTCCGCTTCTGGCTGGTCCAGCTCATTATCTTGTGTCTCCCCTACATCATCTTTATCATTTACGTGGTCCATAAGGTCTCGAATGACCTCACTGTGGACTTGAACTCCTCGGGTCACGCCAAAGCCTCGCCGTTGTTTAAGATCCACCAGGAGCCGTTCAGCAAGGCATCTGTAACCAAGATGCCTCTGGTGACTGAGCGAGGATGGGCCCGGTGCTTCACGGGGGCCTACATCCTCCATCTGATGGTCAGAACACTGCTGGAGGCAGGGTTTGGGGCAGCTCACTATTATCTGTTTGGTTTCTACATCCCCAGGAGGTTCCTGTGCCAGCAACCGCCGTGCACTACCCAGGTGGACTGCTACATCTCCAGGCCCACCGAGAAGACCGTGATGCTCAACTTCATGCTCGGTGTGGCTGCTCTTTCCCTTCTCCTAAACGTGATGGATTTCATCTGCGCCATCAAGCGGTCGGTTAGGCAGAAGAGCAAGAAGAAGGTGATGTTGGAGAAGATTTATGAGGAAGAGCAGTGTTTCCTTTCAGGCAGAGGAGCCTCCAGAGGAATGGACCCGAATGCCTCCATGGCTCAGCCGGATCTAGAGGCAGAGGCTTGTCACGCAGGGAGTTTCCGGAAGAGGCAAGGCAGCAAGGGCTCTGGTGGAGGGGGTGTGCTGGCTTTAGGTCAGGAACCACCCTGCCTGGAGCGCTCCTCTCTCCCACGCTCTCCAGGACCTCCAGGATGCAACACTAACGGGAACAATGGCTACTCTTTTTCCCAAGAGGAGGCTCCGGAAAGGAATGGCAGCGAGGTGGCTCTCTGCCCCCCAGAGCCAGTGGGTACACCCAGATCCATTCGTGTGAGCAAACGCAGTCGACTCAAACCGCCACCTCCACCTAGACGGGACCTTGGGTCTTCCCCCGTGGAGCCAGAAGGGCCCTTCGGGGACGTTTCCACAGCAACAACGATCTGTACCAGAAGGGTGGGTCAGTATACGCTGGTTGAGCTGGGTAGCGGGGCAGAGTTACAGACCAATGATGACGGGCAAGAGAAAAGATCAGAGTGGGTGTGA
- the LOC120551990 gene encoding gap junction delta-4 protein isoform X2: MWLILMIFLRVLILLFAGYPLYQDEQERFVCNTIQPGCANVCYDLFSPISLFRFWLVQLIILCLPYIIFIIYVVHKVSNDLTVDLNSSGHAKASPLFKIHQEPFSKASVTKMPLVTERGWARCFTGAYILHLMVRTLLEAGFGAAHYYLFGFYIPRRFLCQQPPCTTQVDCYISRPTEKTVMLNFMLGVAALSLLLNVMDFICAIKRSVRQKSKKKVMLEKIYEEEQCFLSGRGASRGMDPNASMAQPDLEAEACHAGSFRKRQGSKGSGGGGVLALGQEPPCLERSSLPRSPGPPGCNTNGNNGYSFSQEEAPERNGSEVALCPPEPVGTPRSIRVSKRSRLKPPPPPRRDLGSSPVEPEGPFGDVSTATTICTRRVGQYTLVELGSGAELQTNDDGQEKRSEWV; this comes from the coding sequence ATGTGGCTCATCCTGATGATTTTCCTGCGGGTCCTGATCCTCCTCTTTGCTGGTTATCCTCTCTATCAGGACGAGCAGGAGCGATTTGTGTGTAACACCATTCAGCCCGGCTGCGCCAACGTGTGCTATGATCTGTTTTCTCCCATCTCTCTCTTCCGCTTCTGGCTGGTCCAGCTCATTATCTTGTGTCTCCCCTACATCATCTTTATCATTTACGTGGTCCATAAGGTCTCGAATGACCTCACTGTGGACTTGAACTCCTCGGGTCACGCCAAAGCCTCGCCGTTGTTTAAGATCCACCAGGAGCCGTTCAGCAAGGCATCTGTAACCAAGATGCCTCTGGTGACTGAGCGAGGATGGGCCCGGTGCTTCACGGGGGCCTACATCCTCCATCTGATGGTCAGAACACTGCTGGAGGCAGGGTTTGGGGCAGCTCACTATTATCTGTTTGGTTTCTACATCCCCAGGAGGTTCCTGTGCCAGCAACCGCCGTGCACTACCCAGGTGGACTGCTACATCTCCAGGCCCACCGAGAAGACCGTGATGCTCAACTTCATGCTCGGTGTGGCTGCTCTTTCCCTTCTCCTAAACGTGATGGATTTCATCTGCGCCATCAAGCGGTCGGTTAGGCAGAAGAGCAAGAAGAAGGTGATGTTGGAGAAGATTTATGAGGAAGAGCAGTGTTTCCTTTCAGGCAGAGGAGCCTCCAGAGGAATGGACCCGAATGCCTCCATGGCTCAGCCGGATCTAGAGGCAGAGGCTTGTCACGCAGGGAGTTTCCGGAAGAGGCAAGGCAGCAAGGGCTCTGGTGGAGGGGGTGTGCTGGCTTTAGGTCAGGAACCACCCTGCCTGGAGCGCTCCTCTCTCCCACGCTCTCCAGGACCTCCAGGATGCAACACTAACGGGAACAATGGCTACTCTTTTTCCCAAGAGGAGGCTCCGGAAAGGAATGGCAGCGAGGTGGCTCTCTGCCCCCCAGAGCCAGTGGGTACACCCAGATCCATTCGTGTGAGCAAACGCAGTCGACTCAAACCGCCACCTCCACCTAGACGGGACCTTGGGTCTTCCCCCGTGGAGCCAGAAGGGCCCTTCGGGGACGTTTCCACAGCAACAACGATCTGTACCAGAAGGGTGGGTCAGTATACGCTGGTTGAGCTGGGTAGCGGGGCAGAGTTACAGACCAATGATGACGGGCAAGAGAAAAGATCAGAGTGGGTGTGA